The following are encoded together in the Bacteroidales bacterium genome:
- a CDS encoding IS3 family transposase, with the protein MICQDRTVREGAGVFKKKLKEVGSVRERLDMVNREERLSIRCQCKLVSVSRGSFYYKPLGESEENLNLMRLMDEQYLEHPTEGVKRMRDFLLTLGILVNHKRVRRLLRLMGLMAIYPRRNLSRLGQAKYIRPYLLRDLQVVRPNQVWAIDITYIPMSRGFLYLTAIIDVYSRYVVGWGISNTLDAACSLNVTKEAIARHGKPEIINSDQGSQFTCHEWIDFLEKEGIRISMDVKGRAIDNIFIERFWRSLKYDYVYIKVPSDGLELYQGLKEYMDYYNNRLCHQGIGHQIPASLYKSAA; encoded by the coding sequence ATTATATGCCAAGATCGGACAGTTAGAGAAGGAGCGGGAGTTTTTAAAAAAAAACTTAAAGAAGTTGGGTCTGTAAGAGAGCGTCTTGATATGGTTAACCGTGAAGAGAGATTGAGTATTCGCTGCCAGTGCAAACTGGTAAGTGTAAGCCGTGGAAGTTTTTATTACAAACCTCTGGGCGAGAGCGAGGAGAATCTGAATCTTATGAGACTGATGGATGAGCAATATCTTGAGCATCCCACAGAAGGAGTAAAAAGGATGCGTGATTTTTTGCTTACCCTTGGAATACTTGTCAATCATAAGAGAGTACGTCGATTATTGAGGTTAATGGGCCTGATGGCAATTTATCCCAGGCGTAATCTGAGCCGGCTTGGACAGGCGAAGTATATCAGACCCTATCTTCTGCGAGATTTGCAGGTAGTGCGTCCGAACCAGGTATGGGCAATTGACATCACATACATTCCTATGTCCAGGGGCTTTCTTTATTTGACGGCGATAATAGACGTTTACAGCCGCTATGTTGTCGGCTGGGGAATATCCAACACTCTTGATGCTGCCTGTAGCCTCAATGTAACAAAAGAAGCTATTGCCAGGCATGGAAAGCCGGAGATCATTAACTCGGATCAGGGCAGTCAGTTTACCTGTCATGAATGGATTGATTTTCTTGAGAAAGAAGGTATAAGGATTAGTATGGATGTCAAGGGAAGGGCTATTGATAACATCTTTATCGAAAGGTTCTGGCGTTCTTTGAAGTATGACTATGTCTATATCAAAGTTCCTTCTGATGGGCTGGAACTTTATCAGGGACTTAAAGAGTATATGGATTATTACAATAACCGGCTTTGTCATCAGGGTATCGGCCATCAGATCCCGGCAAGCCTGTACAAATCAGCGGCATGA